A section of the Mycobacterium sp. 3519A genome encodes:
- a CDS encoding acyclic terpene utilization AtuA family protein yields MRIGNCSGFYGDRLAAMREMLTGGDLDYLTGDYLAELTMLILARDRARSPERGYAKTFLIQLEDCLGLALDKGVRIVANAGGLNPAGLATAVRALAERLGLTVNVAHVEGDDLVGRAEELGFGSVLAANAYLGAWGIADCLRDGADVVVTGRVTDASVIVGPAAAHFGWEPSNYDALAGAVAAGHVIECGAQATGGNYAFFTELADLTHPGFPLAEIHADGSSVITKHPGTGGAVTVGTVTAQLLYEIGGARYANPDVTLRVDTIELSDDGPDRVRISGVKGEPPPPTLKVSLNSIGGFRNEMALVLTGLDIEAKADLVRRQLETSLTVKPAEMEWTLARTDHADADTEETASALLRCVVRDPDPKTVGRQFSSAAVELALASYPGFTSTAPPGDGQVYGVFTPGYVDATEVPHVAVHADGTRVDITAPTQTLELAPVPPFALPEPLPFGETRRVPLGRIAGARSGDKGGSANVGVWVRREQHWRWLAHTLTVEKLRELLPETADLPVTRHVLPNLWAVNFVIDGLLGQGVAYQARFDPQAKGLGEWLRSRTIDIPENIL; encoded by the coding sequence GTGCGCATCGGCAACTGCTCGGGGTTCTACGGCGACCGGCTTGCCGCCATGCGCGAGATGCTCACGGGCGGCGATCTCGATTACCTGACCGGCGACTATCTCGCCGAGCTGACCATGCTGATCCTGGCCCGCGACCGGGCCCGCTCACCCGAGCGCGGCTACGCCAAAACCTTCCTGATCCAGCTCGAGGACTGCCTCGGGCTGGCACTCGACAAGGGCGTGCGGATCGTCGCCAATGCGGGCGGGCTGAACCCCGCCGGGTTGGCCACCGCGGTGCGGGCACTGGCCGAGCGACTCGGTCTGACGGTCAACGTGGCGCACGTCGAGGGCGACGACCTGGTGGGGCGCGCCGAGGAGTTGGGGTTCGGGTCGGTGTTGGCGGCCAACGCCTATCTCGGCGCCTGGGGCATCGCCGACTGCCTACGCGACGGCGCCGACGTGGTGGTGACCGGCCGCGTCACCGATGCGTCGGTGATCGTCGGGCCCGCCGCAGCCCACTTCGGTTGGGAACCCTCGAACTACGACGCACTTGCAGGCGCGGTGGCCGCAGGCCACGTCATCGAATGCGGCGCGCAGGCCACCGGCGGAAATTACGCCTTCTTCACCGAACTCGCCGACCTGACCCATCCCGGTTTTCCCTTGGCGGAGATCCATGCCGACGGCTCGTCGGTGATCACCAAGCATCCCGGCACCGGCGGCGCGGTGACGGTGGGCACGGTGACGGCCCAGTTGCTGTACGAGATCGGCGGTGCGCGTTACGCGAATCCCGATGTGACGTTGCGGGTGGACACCATCGAACTGTCCGACGACGGACCCGACCGGGTGCGGATCAGCGGGGTAAAGGGCGAGCCGCCACCACCGACGCTGAAGGTGTCGCTGAACAGCATCGGCGGATTCCGCAACGAGATGGCGTTGGTGTTGACCGGGTTGGACATCGAGGCCAAGGCCGACCTGGTGCGCAGGCAACTGGAAACCAGCCTGACGGTCAAGCCCGCCGAGATGGAGTGGACACTGGCGCGCACCGATCACGCCGACGCCGACACCGAAGAGACGGCCAGCGCGCTACTGCGGTGCGTCGTCCGCGACCCCGACCCCAAGACTGTCGGACGCCAATTCTCTTCCGCAGCAGTCGAACTCGCGCTGGCCAGCTATCCGGGATTCACCAGCACCGCACCGCCGGGCGACGGTCAGGTGTACGGGGTGTTCACCCCGGGATACGTCGACGCCACCGAGGTGCCGCACGTCGCCGTGCACGCCGACGGCACCCGGGTGGACATCACCGCGCCCACCCAGACGCTGGAGCTTGCGCCGGTACCGCCGTTCGCGCTCCCCGAGCCGTTGCCGTTCGGCGAGACGCGCCGGGTGCCGCTCGGTCGGATCGCAGGCGCGCGCAGCGGCGACAAAGGCGGCTCCGCGAATGTCGGGGTGTGGGTCCGCCGCGAGCAGCACTGGCGGTGGCTGGCGCATACGTTGACCGTCGAGAAGCTGCGCGAATTGCTCCCTGAGACAGCGGATCTGCCCGTCACCCGCCATGTGCTGCCCAACCTGTGGGCCGTGAACTTTGTCATCGACGGTCTGCTCGGGCAGGGCGTCGCCTATCAGGCGCGGTTCGACCCGCAGGCCAAAGGCCTCGGCGAGTGGCTGCGCAGCCGAACCATCGACATCCCGGAGAATATTCTATGA